In one Dama dama isolate Ldn47 chromosome 5, ASM3311817v1, whole genome shotgun sequence genomic region, the following are encoded:
- the SPATA20 gene encoding spermatogenesis-associated protein 20 isoform X2 produces MLGARTLRCRGFLLPGAGPVLALSYRGSSSRDKDRSVTVSSSVPMPAGAKGSRTNCPQSTPQKVPNRLINEKSPYLLQHAYNPVDWYPWGQEAFDKAKKENKPIFLSVGYSTCHWCHMMEEESFQNEEIGRLLSEDFVSVKVDREERPDVDKVYMTFVQATSSGGGWPMSVWLTPNLQPFVGGTYFPPEDGLTRVGFRTVLLRIRDQWKQNKSTLLENSQRVTTALLARSAISMGDRQLPPSAATMNSRCFQQLDEGYDEEYGGFAEAPKFPTPVILSFLFSYWLSHRLTQDGSRAQQMALHTLKMMANGGIRDHVGQGFHRYSTDRQWHVPHFEKMLYDQAQLTVAYSQAFQISGDEFYSEVAKGILQYVARNLSHRSGGFYSAEDADSPPERGMRPKEGAFYLWTVKEVQQLLPESVPGATEPLTSGQLLMKHYGLTEAGNIGPSQDPKGELQGQNVLTVRYSLELTAARFGLDVEAVRTLLNSGLEKLFQARKHRPKPHLDSKMLAAWNGLMVSGFAVTGAVLGQERVINYAINGAKFLKRHMFDVASGRLMRTCYAGAGGTVEHSNPPCWGFLEDYAFVVRGLLDLYEASQESAWLEWALRLQDTQDRLFWDSRGGGYFCSEAELGAGLPLRLKDDQDGAEPSANSVSAHNLLRLHGFTGHKDWMDKCVCLLTAFSERMRRVPVALPEMVRALSAHQQTLKQIVICGDPQAKDTKALLQCVHSIYIPNKVLILADGDPSSFLSRQLPFLNTLRRLEDRATAYVCENQACSMPITEPCELRKLLHQ; encoded by the exons ATGCTGGGCGCGCGGACCTTACGGTGCCGCGGCTTCCTGCTGCCCGGGGCCGGGCCAGTCCTCGCCTTGAGCTACAG GGGTAGCTCCTCCCGGGACAAGGACCGAAGTGTGACGGTCAGTAGTTCGGTGCCTATGCCTGCTGGAGCGAAGGGGAGCCGGACTAACTGCCCTCAGTCCACGCCCCAGAAGGTCCCCAACCGCCTGATCAATGAGAAGTCACCGTACCTCCTGCAACATGcctacaaccctgtggactg GTACCCCTGGGGACAGGAAGCCTTTGACAAggccaagaaagaaaacaagccaATTTTTCTTTCAG TGGGATACTCCACCTGCCACTGGTGCCACATGATGGAAGAGGAGTCCTTCCAGAACGAGGAGATTGGCCGCCTGCTCAGTGAGGACTTTGTCAGCGTGAAGGTGGACCGGGAGGAGCGGCCTGACGTGGACAAGGTGTATATGACCTTTGTGCAG GCCACCAGCAGTGGCGGGGGCTGGCCCATGAGTGTGTGGTTGACTCCCAACCTACAGCCCTTTGTGGGGGGCACCTACTTTCCCCCTGAGGATGGCTTGACCCGAGTTGGCTTCCGCACGGTGTTGTTGAGGATACGGGACCAG TGGAAACAGAACAAGAGTACCCTGCTAGAAAACAGTCAGCGGGTCACCACCGCTCTGCTGGCTCGGTCGGCGATCAGTATGGGTGACCGCCAGCTGCCGCCTTCCGCTGCCACCATGAACAGCCGCTGCTTCCAGCAACTGGATGAGGGCTATGATGAGGAGTATGGTGGCTTTGCCGAGGCCCCCAAGTTCCCCACACCAG TGATCCTGAGTTTCCTGTTCTCCTACTGGCTCAGCCACCGGCTAACCCAGGACGGTTCTCGGGCCCAGCAGATGGCCTTGCATACCCTGAAGATGATGGCCAACGGGGGAATCCGAGACCACGTGGGGCAG GGCTTCCACCGCTACTCCACGGACCGCCAGTGGCACGTCCCCCACTTTGAGAAGATGCTATATGACCAGGCACAGCTCACAGTGGCCTATTCACAAGCCTTCCAG ATCTCTGGTGACGAGTTCTACTCCGAAGTGGCCAAAGGTATCCTGCAGTACGTTGCTCGGAACCTGAGTCACCGG TCTGGAGGCTTCTATAGTGCAGAGGACGCAGACTCCCCCCCGGAGCGGGGCATGCGGCCCAAAGAGGGCGCCTTCTACTTGTGGACTGTCAAGGAGGTCCAGCAACTCCTCCCTGAGTCTGTGCCGGGTGCCACCGAGCCTCTGACCTCAGGCCAGCTCCTCATGAAGCACTATGGGCTCACGGAGGCTGGCAACATCGGCCCCAGTCAG GACCCCAAGGGGGAGCTGCAGGGCCAGAACGTGCTGACCGTCCGGTATTCGCTGGAGCTGACTGCCGCCCGCTTTGGCCTGGACGTGGAGGCCGTACGAACCTTACTCAATTCAGGTCTCGAGAAGCTCTTCCAGGCCCGGAAACATCGGCCGAAGCCgcacttggacagcaagatgcTGGCTGCCTGGAATG GACTGATGGTGTCTGGCTTTGCTGTGACTGGGGCTGTTCTGGGCCAGGAGAGGGTGATCAACTATGCCATCAATGGTGCCAAGTTCCTGAAGCGGCACATGTTTGACGTGGCCAGTGGCCGCCTAATGCGGACCTGCTATGCAGGCGCTGGTGGGACTGTGGAACACAG CAACCCGCCCTGCTGGGGCTTCCTGGAGGACTACGCCTTTGTGGTGAGGGGCCTGCTGGACTTGTACGAGGCCTCACAGGAGAGTGCGTGGCTCGAGTGGGCTCTGCGGCTGCAGGACACGCAGGACAGGCTCTTCTGGGACTCCCGGGGCGGCGGCTACTTCTGCAGTGAGGCTGAGCTGGGGGCTGGCCTGCCGCTGCGTCTGAAGGACG ACCAGGATGGCGCAGAGCCCAGTGCCAACTCCGTGTCGGCTCACAACCTGCTTCGGCTGCATGGTTTCACGGGCCACAAGGACTGGATGGACAAGTGTGTGTGCCTATTGACCGCCTTCTCCGAGCGCATGCGCCGTGTCCCCGTGGCATTGCCTGAGATGGTCCGTGCCCTCTCAGCCCACCAGCAGACCCTCAAGCAG ATTGTGATCTGTGGAGACCCTCAGGCCAAGGATACCAAGGCTCTGTTGCAGTGTGTCCACTCCATCTACATCCCTAACAAG GTGCTGATTCTGGCTGATGGGGACCCCTCGAGCTTCCTGTCCCGCCAGCTGCCCTTCCTGAATACCCTTCGGCGGCTAGAAGACCGGGCCACTGCCTATGTGTGTGAGAATCAGGCCTGCTCGATGCCCATCACCGAGCCCTGCGAACTACGGAAACTGCTCCATCAGTGA
- the SPATA20 gene encoding spermatogenesis-associated protein 20 isoform X1 produces the protein MSHLSSPPQKHKGEHKAHGLPRGSERGSSSRDKDRSVTVSSSVPMPAGAKGSRTNCPQSTPQKVPNRLINEKSPYLLQHAYNPVDWYPWGQEAFDKAKKENKPIFLSVGYSTCHWCHMMEEESFQNEEIGRLLSEDFVSVKVDREERPDVDKVYMTFVQATSSGGGWPMSVWLTPNLQPFVGGTYFPPEDGLTRVGFRTVLLRIRDQWKQNKSTLLENSQRVTTALLARSAISMGDRQLPPSAATMNSRCFQQLDEGYDEEYGGFAEAPKFPTPVILSFLFSYWLSHRLTQDGSRAQQMALHTLKMMANGGIRDHVGQGFHRYSTDRQWHVPHFEKMLYDQAQLTVAYSQAFQISGDEFYSEVAKGILQYVARNLSHRSGGFYSAEDADSPPERGMRPKEGAFYLWTVKEVQQLLPESVPGATEPLTSGQLLMKHYGLTEAGNIGPSQDPKGELQGQNVLTVRYSLELTAARFGLDVEAVRTLLNSGLEKLFQARKHRPKPHLDSKMLAAWNGLMVSGFAVTGAVLGQERVINYAINGAKFLKRHMFDVASGRLMRTCYAGAGGTVEHSNPPCWGFLEDYAFVVRGLLDLYEASQESAWLEWALRLQDTQDRLFWDSRGGGYFCSEAELGAGLPLRLKDDQDGAEPSANSVSAHNLLRLHGFTGHKDWMDKCVCLLTAFSERMRRVPVALPEMVRALSAHQQTLKQIVICGDPQAKDTKALLQCVHSIYIPNKVLILADGDPSSFLSRQLPFLNTLRRLEDRATAYVCENQACSMPITEPCELRKLLHQ, from the exons ATGAGCCACCTTTCTTCACCCCCCCAAAAACACAAGGGGGAGCACAAAGCCCACGGTCTCCCCCGTGGTTCAGAAAG GGGTAGCTCCTCCCGGGACAAGGACCGAAGTGTGACGGTCAGTAGTTCGGTGCCTATGCCTGCTGGAGCGAAGGGGAGCCGGACTAACTGCCCTCAGTCCACGCCCCAGAAGGTCCCCAACCGCCTGATCAATGAGAAGTCACCGTACCTCCTGCAACATGcctacaaccctgtggactg GTACCCCTGGGGACAGGAAGCCTTTGACAAggccaagaaagaaaacaagccaATTTTTCTTTCAG TGGGATACTCCACCTGCCACTGGTGCCACATGATGGAAGAGGAGTCCTTCCAGAACGAGGAGATTGGCCGCCTGCTCAGTGAGGACTTTGTCAGCGTGAAGGTGGACCGGGAGGAGCGGCCTGACGTGGACAAGGTGTATATGACCTTTGTGCAG GCCACCAGCAGTGGCGGGGGCTGGCCCATGAGTGTGTGGTTGACTCCCAACCTACAGCCCTTTGTGGGGGGCACCTACTTTCCCCCTGAGGATGGCTTGACCCGAGTTGGCTTCCGCACGGTGTTGTTGAGGATACGGGACCAG TGGAAACAGAACAAGAGTACCCTGCTAGAAAACAGTCAGCGGGTCACCACCGCTCTGCTGGCTCGGTCGGCGATCAGTATGGGTGACCGCCAGCTGCCGCCTTCCGCTGCCACCATGAACAGCCGCTGCTTCCAGCAACTGGATGAGGGCTATGATGAGGAGTATGGTGGCTTTGCCGAGGCCCCCAAGTTCCCCACACCAG TGATCCTGAGTTTCCTGTTCTCCTACTGGCTCAGCCACCGGCTAACCCAGGACGGTTCTCGGGCCCAGCAGATGGCCTTGCATACCCTGAAGATGATGGCCAACGGGGGAATCCGAGACCACGTGGGGCAG GGCTTCCACCGCTACTCCACGGACCGCCAGTGGCACGTCCCCCACTTTGAGAAGATGCTATATGACCAGGCACAGCTCACAGTGGCCTATTCACAAGCCTTCCAG ATCTCTGGTGACGAGTTCTACTCCGAAGTGGCCAAAGGTATCCTGCAGTACGTTGCTCGGAACCTGAGTCACCGG TCTGGAGGCTTCTATAGTGCAGAGGACGCAGACTCCCCCCCGGAGCGGGGCATGCGGCCCAAAGAGGGCGCCTTCTACTTGTGGACTGTCAAGGAGGTCCAGCAACTCCTCCCTGAGTCTGTGCCGGGTGCCACCGAGCCTCTGACCTCAGGCCAGCTCCTCATGAAGCACTATGGGCTCACGGAGGCTGGCAACATCGGCCCCAGTCAG GACCCCAAGGGGGAGCTGCAGGGCCAGAACGTGCTGACCGTCCGGTATTCGCTGGAGCTGACTGCCGCCCGCTTTGGCCTGGACGTGGAGGCCGTACGAACCTTACTCAATTCAGGTCTCGAGAAGCTCTTCCAGGCCCGGAAACATCGGCCGAAGCCgcacttggacagcaagatgcTGGCTGCCTGGAATG GACTGATGGTGTCTGGCTTTGCTGTGACTGGGGCTGTTCTGGGCCAGGAGAGGGTGATCAACTATGCCATCAATGGTGCCAAGTTCCTGAAGCGGCACATGTTTGACGTGGCCAGTGGCCGCCTAATGCGGACCTGCTATGCAGGCGCTGGTGGGACTGTGGAACACAG CAACCCGCCCTGCTGGGGCTTCCTGGAGGACTACGCCTTTGTGGTGAGGGGCCTGCTGGACTTGTACGAGGCCTCACAGGAGAGTGCGTGGCTCGAGTGGGCTCTGCGGCTGCAGGACACGCAGGACAGGCTCTTCTGGGACTCCCGGGGCGGCGGCTACTTCTGCAGTGAGGCTGAGCTGGGGGCTGGCCTGCCGCTGCGTCTGAAGGACG ACCAGGATGGCGCAGAGCCCAGTGCCAACTCCGTGTCGGCTCACAACCTGCTTCGGCTGCATGGTTTCACGGGCCACAAGGACTGGATGGACAAGTGTGTGTGCCTATTGACCGCCTTCTCCGAGCGCATGCGCCGTGTCCCCGTGGCATTGCCTGAGATGGTCCGTGCCCTCTCAGCCCACCAGCAGACCCTCAAGCAG ATTGTGATCTGTGGAGACCCTCAGGCCAAGGATACCAAGGCTCTGTTGCAGTGTGTCCACTCCATCTACATCCCTAACAAG GTGCTGATTCTGGCTGATGGGGACCCCTCGAGCTTCCTGTCCCGCCAGCTGCCCTTCCTGAATACCCTTCGGCGGCTAGAAGACCGGGCCACTGCCTATGTGTGTGAGAATCAGGCCTGCTCGATGCCCATCACCGAGCCCTGCGAACTACGGAAACTGCTCCATCAGTGA
- the SPATA20 gene encoding spermatogenesis-associated protein 20 isoform X3 produces the protein MRSHRTSCNMPTTLWTVGYSTCHWCHMMEEESFQNEEIGRLLSEDFVSVKVDREERPDVDKVYMTFVQATSSGGGWPMSVWLTPNLQPFVGGTYFPPEDGLTRVGFRTVLLRIRDQWKQNKSTLLENSQRVTTALLARSAISMGDRQLPPSAATMNSRCFQQLDEGYDEEYGGFAEAPKFPTPVILSFLFSYWLSHRLTQDGSRAQQMALHTLKMMANGGIRDHVGQGFHRYSTDRQWHVPHFEKMLYDQAQLTVAYSQAFQISGDEFYSEVAKGILQYVARNLSHRSGGFYSAEDADSPPERGMRPKEGAFYLWTVKEVQQLLPESVPGATEPLTSGQLLMKHYGLTEAGNIGPSQDPKGELQGQNVLTVRYSLELTAARFGLDVEAVRTLLNSGLEKLFQARKHRPKPHLDSKMLAAWNGLMVSGFAVTGAVLGQERVINYAINGAKFLKRHMFDVASGRLMRTCYAGAGGTVEHSNPPCWGFLEDYAFVVRGLLDLYEASQESAWLEWALRLQDTQDRLFWDSRGGGYFCSEAELGAGLPLRLKDDQDGAEPSANSVSAHNLLRLHGFTGHKDWMDKCVCLLTAFSERMRRVPVALPEMVRALSAHQQTLKQIVICGDPQAKDTKALLQCVHSIYIPNKVLILADGDPSSFLSRQLPFLNTLRRLEDRATAYVCENQACSMPITEPCELRKLLHQ, from the exons ATGAGAAGTCACCGTACCTCCTGCAACATGcctacaaccctgtggactg TGGGATACTCCACCTGCCACTGGTGCCACATGATGGAAGAGGAGTCCTTCCAGAACGAGGAGATTGGCCGCCTGCTCAGTGAGGACTTTGTCAGCGTGAAGGTGGACCGGGAGGAGCGGCCTGACGTGGACAAGGTGTATATGACCTTTGTGCAG GCCACCAGCAGTGGCGGGGGCTGGCCCATGAGTGTGTGGTTGACTCCCAACCTACAGCCCTTTGTGGGGGGCACCTACTTTCCCCCTGAGGATGGCTTGACCCGAGTTGGCTTCCGCACGGTGTTGTTGAGGATACGGGACCAG TGGAAACAGAACAAGAGTACCCTGCTAGAAAACAGTCAGCGGGTCACCACCGCTCTGCTGGCTCGGTCGGCGATCAGTATGGGTGACCGCCAGCTGCCGCCTTCCGCTGCCACCATGAACAGCCGCTGCTTCCAGCAACTGGATGAGGGCTATGATGAGGAGTATGGTGGCTTTGCCGAGGCCCCCAAGTTCCCCACACCAG TGATCCTGAGTTTCCTGTTCTCCTACTGGCTCAGCCACCGGCTAACCCAGGACGGTTCTCGGGCCCAGCAGATGGCCTTGCATACCCTGAAGATGATGGCCAACGGGGGAATCCGAGACCACGTGGGGCAG GGCTTCCACCGCTACTCCACGGACCGCCAGTGGCACGTCCCCCACTTTGAGAAGATGCTATATGACCAGGCACAGCTCACAGTGGCCTATTCACAAGCCTTCCAG ATCTCTGGTGACGAGTTCTACTCCGAAGTGGCCAAAGGTATCCTGCAGTACGTTGCTCGGAACCTGAGTCACCGG TCTGGAGGCTTCTATAGTGCAGAGGACGCAGACTCCCCCCCGGAGCGGGGCATGCGGCCCAAAGAGGGCGCCTTCTACTTGTGGACTGTCAAGGAGGTCCAGCAACTCCTCCCTGAGTCTGTGCCGGGTGCCACCGAGCCTCTGACCTCAGGCCAGCTCCTCATGAAGCACTATGGGCTCACGGAGGCTGGCAACATCGGCCCCAGTCAG GACCCCAAGGGGGAGCTGCAGGGCCAGAACGTGCTGACCGTCCGGTATTCGCTGGAGCTGACTGCCGCCCGCTTTGGCCTGGACGTGGAGGCCGTACGAACCTTACTCAATTCAGGTCTCGAGAAGCTCTTCCAGGCCCGGAAACATCGGCCGAAGCCgcacttggacagcaagatgcTGGCTGCCTGGAATG GACTGATGGTGTCTGGCTTTGCTGTGACTGGGGCTGTTCTGGGCCAGGAGAGGGTGATCAACTATGCCATCAATGGTGCCAAGTTCCTGAAGCGGCACATGTTTGACGTGGCCAGTGGCCGCCTAATGCGGACCTGCTATGCAGGCGCTGGTGGGACTGTGGAACACAG CAACCCGCCCTGCTGGGGCTTCCTGGAGGACTACGCCTTTGTGGTGAGGGGCCTGCTGGACTTGTACGAGGCCTCACAGGAGAGTGCGTGGCTCGAGTGGGCTCTGCGGCTGCAGGACACGCAGGACAGGCTCTTCTGGGACTCCCGGGGCGGCGGCTACTTCTGCAGTGAGGCTGAGCTGGGGGCTGGCCTGCCGCTGCGTCTGAAGGACG ACCAGGATGGCGCAGAGCCCAGTGCCAACTCCGTGTCGGCTCACAACCTGCTTCGGCTGCATGGTTTCACGGGCCACAAGGACTGGATGGACAAGTGTGTGTGCCTATTGACCGCCTTCTCCGAGCGCATGCGCCGTGTCCCCGTGGCATTGCCTGAGATGGTCCGTGCCCTCTCAGCCCACCAGCAGACCCTCAAGCAG ATTGTGATCTGTGGAGACCCTCAGGCCAAGGATACCAAGGCTCTGTTGCAGTGTGTCCACTCCATCTACATCCCTAACAAG GTGCTGATTCTGGCTGATGGGGACCCCTCGAGCTTCCTGTCCCGCCAGCTGCCCTTCCTGAATACCCTTCGGCGGCTAGAAGACCGGGCCACTGCCTATGTGTGTGAGAATCAGGCCTGCTCGATGCCCATCACCGAGCCCTGCGAACTACGGAAACTGCTCCATCAGTGA